A stretch of the Nicotiana tabacum cultivar K326 chromosome 6, ASM71507v2, whole genome shotgun sequence genome encodes the following:
- the LOC107831613 gene encoding uncharacterized protein LOC107831613, which produces MEQLGQEGFRFRPTDSEGLTYLLRFVAGQELHDAGFITTNVDVYGKQEPWEIYDDGVPCGDDEDNTSYRYFITKLKKKSNARYHRSVGNKGTWKQDNKGKPVHYKNMGNASSVVNIGYKTNLSYKNKEFYPEDQKDGHWLMKEYELSKVILHKFDQDRRDYVLCAIKKLKHVNSSSETSTITTLNNVSEGTDEVTSSVDDLLATNNCKGYYNMCKNLEHYDTMAFQESMVMNNSVDEPLQVVAEPAEVRDYLYQWDGQELDKLNQILDCVPEVDVAADIVEPLAAVLEPEVTYTCGQHSVEATAMLNNFDQSVPEDVLGLDPWDIMELDEFNRMLEDVSRCI; this is translated from the coding sequence ATGGAGCAGCTTGGTCAAGAGGGTTTCCGTTTCCGTCCCACCGATTCAGAAGGACTTACGTACTTGTTGAGATTCGTCGCTGGACAAGAGTTGCATGATGCTGGATTTATTACCACTAACGTTGACGTCTATGGCAAACAAGAACCTTGGGAGATTTACGACGACGGAGTACCCTGTGGTGATGATGAGGACAACACCAGTTATCGCTATTTCATCACAAAGCTGAAGAAGAAAAGCAACGCGAGGTATCATCGTTCTGTCGGAAACAAGGGAACTTGGAAACAGGACAACAAGGGGAAACCAGTTCactacaaaaatatgggaaacgcaTCTTCAGTGGTTAATATTGGATACAAGACAAATTTGTCTTACAAGAATAAAGAGTTTTACCCTGAAGATCAGAAAGATGGACATTGGCTCATGAAGGAGTACGAGTTGTCTAAGGTTATTCTTCACAAGTTCGACCAAGACCGTAGAGATTATGTTCTCTGCGCCATCAAGAAGTTGAAGCACGTTAACAGTTCATCCGAAACTTCAACAATAACAACGTTGAATAATGTTTCCGAAGGAACGGATGAGGTAACAAGTTCTGTTGATGACTTGTTGGCTACTAATAATTGCAAGGGTTATTATAATATGTGCAAGAATTTGGAACACTATGATACGATGGCTTTTCAAGAATCAATGGTGATGAATAATAGTGTTGATGAACCATTACAAGTAGTGGCCGAACCAGCTGAAGTTCGTGACTACTTATATCAATGGGATGGACAGGAATTGGACAAATTAAATCAGATATTAGATTGTGTACCCGAGGTTGATGTAGCAGCGGATATTGTCGAGCCATTAGCAGCAGTACTAGAACCAGAGGTGACTTATACTTGTGGACAACATTCTGTTGAAGCCACAGCCATGCTCAACAATTTTGATCAGTCGGTGCCTGAAGATGTGCTTGGCTTGGATCCATGGGATATAATGGAGTTAGATGAGTTTAATCGGATGTTAGAAGATGTATCTAGATGTATCTGA